The Paeniglutamicibacter sulfureus genome includes a region encoding these proteins:
- the cls gene encoding cardiolipin synthase, translating to MDAGNDALEIGAALWSIAVGIELTIRITMVGIVPGNRRPTTAMAWLLAIFFLPVAGLLLYLLFANIKLSRRRIERQRRVNASILEATQHLSGDTSAPDAPDWVLSAVQLNRRLGALPLQAGNAVEFITGYKESLDEMRREIDRARRYVHVQFYIIGDDEQYVAPFLEALERAVARGVKVRVLFDHLGSLRVRGYFSLVRRMSAAGIKWRRMLPLAPFQRRWRRPDLRNHRKIVVVDGQVAFTGSQNLIEPGYKRSSAHKLGREWVELMAKIRGPLVTSLDVVFATDWSQESDEDLLNDLAVVEEAMTEAPNAGEDLGQVVPSGPGFESENNLRLFNTLIYSATERLSITSPYFVPDDSLLYAITTAAQRGVAVELFVCEKGDQALVQHAQQSYYEALLRAGVRIYLYKAPAVLHSKCMAVDNDVVVMGSSNMDMRSFSLNLEITLMLLGADLVGELMKVQDIYRANSTELTLGTWSRRTPVNRWIDNVARLSATLQ from the coding sequence ATGGACGCAGGCAACGACGCACTGGAGATTGGTGCAGCCCTGTGGTCGATCGCCGTGGGCATCGAGCTCACCATCCGCATCACCATGGTGGGCATCGTTCCGGGCAACCGTCGCCCGACCACCGCGATGGCGTGGCTCCTGGCCATCTTCTTCCTGCCCGTGGCGGGCCTGCTGCTCTACCTGCTTTTTGCCAACATCAAGCTGTCGCGGCGCCGCATCGAACGCCAGCGCCGCGTCAACGCGTCGATCCTCGAAGCCACCCAGCACCTGAGCGGGGACACCTCGGCGCCCGATGCCCCGGACTGGGTGCTCTCTGCGGTCCAGCTGAACCGGAGGCTGGGCGCGCTGCCGCTGCAGGCCGGCAACGCGGTGGAGTTCATCACCGGCTACAAGGAATCCCTGGATGAGATGCGCCGGGAAATCGACAGGGCCCGGCGCTACGTGCACGTGCAGTTCTACATCATCGGCGACGACGAGCAGTATGTCGCCCCGTTCCTGGAGGCCCTGGAGCGGGCGGTGGCGCGCGGGGTCAAGGTGAGGGTGCTCTTTGACCACCTGGGCTCGTTGCGCGTCAGGGGCTACTTTTCCCTGGTGCGGCGGATGAGCGCCGCGGGCATCAAGTGGCGGCGGATGCTTCCGCTGGCGCCCTTCCAGCGCAGGTGGCGGCGCCCGGACCTGCGCAACCACCGCAAGATCGTGGTGGTGGACGGCCAGGTGGCCTTCACCGGCAGCCAAAACCTCATCGAGCCCGGATACAAGCGCAGCAGCGCGCACAAGCTCGGGCGGGAATGGGTCGAGCTCATGGCCAAGATCCGCGGCCCGCTGGTGACCAGCCTGGACGTGGTCTTCGCGACCGACTGGTCCCAGGAATCCGACGAGGACCTGCTCAACGACCTGGCGGTGGTGGAAGAGGCGATGACCGAGGCGCCGAACGCCGGGGAGGACCTGGGGCAGGTGGTGCCCAGCGGACCGGGTTTCGAGTCGGAAAACAACCTGCGGCTGTTCAACACGCTGATCTATTCGGCCACCGAGCGCCTCTCCATCACCAGCCCCTACTTCGTCCCCGACGATTCGCTGCTCTATGCCATCACCACCGCCGCCCAGCGCGGGGTGGCGGTGGAACTCTTCGTTTGCGAGAAGGGCGACCAGGCCTTGGTGCAGCACGCGCAGCAGTCCTACTACGAAGCCCTGCTGCGGGCAGGGGTGCGGATCTACCTCTACAAGGCCCCCGCGGTCCTGCATTCAAAGTGCATGGCGGTGGACAACGACGTGGTGGTCATGGGGTCCTCCAACATGGACATGCGTTCCTTCTCGCTGAACCTTGAGATCACCCTGATGCTCCTGGGCGCGGACCTGGTCGGTGAGCTGATGAAGGTTCAGGACATCTACCGGGCCAACTCGACCGAGCTCACCCTTGGGACGTGGAGCCGGCGCACCCCGGTGAACCGGTGGATCGACAACGTGGCACGGCTTTCAGCCACCCTGCAGTAA
- a CDS encoding aminodeoxychorismate lyase, which translates to MTALVFLDSDFPAGRIADAATAQLSVLDQGVTRGDGIFESALYSRGVVRKLDAHLARMRVSASTCDLLIPHEEDWRTAIKTAVAAYDAESPSEEAVVKLVATRGTEGTGHGTSWVMVSPAPELGRKQRESGVSVIFLDRGYDSRVAERAPWLLMGAKTLSYAVNMAALRHARKLGADDVIFVSSDGIVLEGPTSTVLMAHRDGDTKRLITPTLETGILPGTTQGAIFAAAREAGWELGYGPLTPQDLLAAEGLWLVSSVRLLTPVNSIDGTAIARDAGLHAELTAMVDAIA; encoded by the coding sequence ATGACTGCACTTGTGTTCCTTGACAGCGATTTTCCCGCCGGCCGCATCGCCGATGCCGCAACCGCACAGCTCTCGGTCCTCGACCAGGGAGTGACGCGCGGGGACGGGATCTTCGAATCCGCGTTGTACTCCCGCGGGGTCGTGCGCAAGCTCGACGCCCACCTGGCACGGATGCGCGTCTCGGCCTCGACGTGCGACTTGTTGATCCCGCACGAGGAGGACTGGCGCACGGCGATCAAGACGGCCGTGGCAGCATACGATGCCGAGTCCCCCAGCGAGGAAGCCGTCGTGAAGCTCGTGGCCACCCGCGGCACCGAGGGCACCGGGCACGGCACGTCCTGGGTCATGGTCTCCCCCGCCCCGGAGCTGGGACGGAAGCAGCGCGAGAGCGGGGTCTCGGTGATCTTCCTGGATCGCGGCTACGACTCGCGGGTCGCCGAGCGCGCCCCGTGGCTGCTGATGGGCGCCAAGACGCTGTCCTACGCGGTGAACATGGCAGCGTTGCGCCATGCCAGGAAGCTGGGCGCCGATGATGTCATCTTCGTTTCCAGCGACGGAATCGTCTTGGAGGGCCCGACGTCCACGGTGCTCATGGCACACCGTGACGGGGACACCAAGCGGCTGATCACCCCGACCCTGGAAACCGGCATCCTTCCCGGCACGACCCAGGGCGCCATCTTTGCCGCCGCGCGGGAAGCCGGGTGGGAACTGGGCTACGGGCCGCTGACCCCGCAGGACCTGCTGGCTGCCGAAGGCCTCTGGCTGGTCTCCAGCGTGCGGTTGCTGACCCCGGTGAACTCCATCGACGGCACAGCCATTGCCCGCGACGCCGGGCTGCACGCCGAGCTCACCGCGATGGTCGACGCCATCGCCTAG
- a CDS encoding NUDIX domain-containing protein: MQELFQLVPAAYVVLRRGNRVLLQLRQNTGFMDGHWACAAAGHVEAGESVEAAAVREAAEEMGLRVDPRDLLPLTTLHRANGGDSPRAQRVDFFFAVSRWAGEPSIMEPEKCGAIAWFDLDKLPDPMPEHERYVLQNLAAGTLPAIASLGFTE; this comes from the coding sequence ATGCAAGAGCTGTTCCAGCTGGTGCCTGCCGCCTACGTGGTGCTGCGCCGCGGCAACCGGGTGCTGCTCCAGTTGCGCCAAAACACCGGCTTCATGGACGGGCACTGGGCCTGCGCCGCTGCCGGCCATGTCGAGGCGGGGGAATCGGTGGAAGCCGCGGCGGTGCGCGAGGCCGCCGAGGAAATGGGATTGCGCGTGGATCCGCGGGACCTGCTCCCGCTGACAACCTTGCACCGCGCCAACGGCGGGGATTCGCCGCGCGCCCAGCGCGTGGACTTCTTCTTTGCCGTGTCCCGCTGGGCCGGGGAACCGAGCATCATGGAGCCGGAGAAGTGCGGGGCCATTGCCTGGTTCGATCTGGACAAGCTGCCCGACCCCATGCCGGAGCATGAACGCTACGTGCTGCAAAACCTTGCGGCCGGCACGTTGCCGGCCATCGCCTCGCTGGGCTTCACCGAGTAG
- a CDS encoding ATP-binding cassette domain-containing protein, which yields MTSPSMLDREAGAPDTGRRVATAVSVSARNWGWRHADRAQPALRGLDLDIRAGERVLLAGPSGAGKSTLLYALAGVLHEDDEAYSSGELLLDGIPSAQGRGLVGLMQQDPETQVVQARVGDDTAFGAENLSVPPEEIAQRIIDALDAVGLDVPLDHPTAALSGGQKQRLALAGILAMGPGLVLLDEPTANLDPDGVLEVRDAVLAALDATGATLLIVEHRLEAWAPHMDRVIVLEPGGGIAHDGTPDELFGPGKVREELISAGVWVPGYTPSIHVRPAATDGGALLLEAKELAVTRKRGGSIAAGGLDLRVAAGEAWCVRGANGSGKSTFALTLGGLLPQASGTVLATGELAAGSEARPYHWRATELVGRIGSVFQEPEHQFVTNTVREELAFGPAHAVKPGTREPLFTDGEIEARVETLLSRLRLGHLAEANPFTLSGGEKRRLSVATVLASGPRILILDEPTFGQDANTWRELALLLREELERGTAIIAVTHDVDFARALGAGEFVLESPGTAHGEPGVAVRPGLLEADARGGASFLGRANPLAKLAAVALATIPLVASMDWVSSALVVMATFLALPLAGLSIPRFLARGWPLLLAALFGAWGTALVGNDSGAVLLDLGIFDITEGSLAAGAATGLRAFAIAIPAVLVLFTTDPTDLANALAQKARLPHRFVLGALAGMRLLGLLIEEWTTLGMARRARGVGSRGSAGQRLRANLGQVFGLLVQAIRRASRLAVTMEAKGFGTNARTWLRTSVYGRRDAVIVAAGLLLGAAATWAAVTLGTWNLVWS from the coding sequence ATGACATCACCTTCGATGCTGGACCGTGAAGCCGGCGCCCCGGACACCGGCCGCCGGGTGGCCACGGCCGTCTCGGTCAGCGCCCGCAACTGGGGTTGGCGGCATGCCGACCGCGCCCAGCCGGCGCTCCGCGGCCTTGACCTGGATATCCGCGCCGGGGAACGCGTGCTCCTGGCCGGTCCTTCGGGCGCCGGCAAATCCACGCTGCTCTATGCCCTGGCGGGGGTCCTGCACGAGGACGACGAGGCCTATTCCTCCGGCGAACTGCTGCTGGACGGAATCCCCTCGGCCCAGGGCCGCGGTCTGGTCGGGCTCATGCAACAGGATCCCGAAACCCAGGTCGTCCAGGCCCGGGTCGGGGACGACACTGCTTTCGGTGCCGAAAACCTGTCGGTGCCGCCGGAAGAGATCGCCCAACGCATCATCGATGCCCTCGATGCCGTGGGCCTCGATGTCCCGCTGGACCACCCCACCGCCGCACTTTCCGGCGGACAAAAACAGCGCCTGGCCCTCGCCGGGATCCTTGCCATGGGCCCGGGGCTGGTCCTTCTGGACGAGCCGACGGCGAACCTCGACCCCGACGGCGTGCTGGAGGTCCGCGACGCGGTGCTGGCGGCGCTGGATGCCACCGGGGCGACCCTGCTGATCGTCGAACACCGCCTGGAGGCCTGGGCTCCGCACATGGACCGGGTCATCGTGTTGGAACCGGGCGGCGGCATCGCCCACGACGGAACCCCCGACGAGCTCTTCGGGCCCGGGAAGGTGCGCGAGGAACTGATCTCCGCCGGGGTCTGGGTCCCCGGATACACCCCGTCGATCCACGTGCGGCCCGCCGCAACGGATGGCGGCGCACTGCTGCTCGAGGCCAAGGAGCTGGCGGTCACCCGGAAGCGCGGCGGATCAATCGCTGCCGGGGGACTTGACCTGCGCGTCGCGGCCGGCGAGGCCTGGTGCGTGCGCGGGGCCAACGGCTCGGGCAAGTCGACCTTCGCCCTGACGCTCGGGGGCTTGCTGCCACAGGCCTCCGGCACCGTGCTGGCCACCGGGGAGCTGGCTGCCGGCTCCGAGGCCCGCCCCTACCACTGGCGCGCCACCGAACTGGTGGGACGCATCGGTTCGGTGTTCCAGGAACCGGAGCACCAATTCGTCACCAACACGGTCCGCGAGGAATTGGCCTTCGGGCCTGCCCACGCGGTCAAGCCCGGCACCCGGGAACCGCTGTTCACGGACGGGGAGATCGAGGCACGGGTCGAAACGCTGCTGTCGCGGCTGCGGCTGGGACATCTTGCCGAGGCGAACCCCTTCACGCTTTCGGGCGGTGAGAAGCGACGTCTCTCGGTGGCCACGGTCCTGGCTTCGGGCCCGCGGATCCTGATCCTTGACGAGCCGACCTTCGGCCAGGACGCCAACACCTGGCGGGAGCTGGCGTTGTTGCTGCGCGAGGAACTGGAGCGCGGCACGGCAATCATCGCCGTGACCCACGACGTGGATTTCGCCCGTGCCCTCGGTGCCGGCGAATTTGTCCTCGAGAGCCCGGGGACCGCGCATGGCGAACCCGGCGTCGCGGTCCGGCCCGGGTTGCTGGAGGCCGATGCGCGCGGCGGGGCCAGCTTCCTGGGCAGGGCCAACCCCCTGGCCAAGCTCGCCGCGGTGGCGCTGGCAACGATCCCGCTGGTGGCCTCCATGGACTGGGTCAGCAGCGCCCTGGTGGTGATGGCGACCTTCCTGGCCTTGCCGCTGGCGGGGCTGTCGATCCCGCGCTTCCTGGCTCGCGGCTGGCCGCTGCTGCTCGCGGCGCTCTTCGGGGCCTGGGGCACCGCACTGGTGGGCAACGATTCCGGCGCGGTTCTTCTTGACCTGGGCATCTTCGACATCACCGAGGGTTCGCTGGCTGCCGGCGCCGCCACGGGCCTGAGGGCCTTCGCGATTGCCATCCCGGCGGTGCTGGTGCTGTTCACCACCGACCCCACGGACCTGGCCAACGCGCTGGCGCAGAAGGCGCGGCTTCCGCACCGCTTCGTGCTCGGGGCGCTGGCGGGCATGCGCCTGCTGGGGTTGCTGATTGAGGAGTGGACCACGCTGGGCATGGCCCGGCGCGCCCGCGGCGTGGGCAGCCGGGGCTCGGCGGGGCAGCGGCTACGCGCGAACCTGGGACAGGTCTTCGGGCTGCTGGTCCAGGCCATCCGCCGGGCCTCGCGGCTGGCGGTGACCATGGAAGCCAAGGGCTTCGGGACCAATGCCCGGACCTGGCTCCGGACCTCTGTCTACGGGCGGCGGGATGCCGTCATCGTCGCCGCGGGCCTGCTGCTGGGTGCCGCGGCCACTTGGGCGGCCGTCACGTTGGGAACATGGAACCTGGTCTGGAGCTAG
- a CDS encoding ECF transporter S component, with protein MSTTNQPAGHKPATSSWRVVDIVIAAVIAVSSGVIFWAWNSTHHLLDFLFLAFPPSASLVSGMWLFPAVLGALIIRKPGAALFCEIVAAMVSALMGSEFGLTVLASGLIQGLGAELVFAAFRYRKFNLPVALLAGGAAGLFGSVNDTFIFRWFPEYTTGMLFSYIAFMTISGIVIAGLLSFLATRALAKTGALGALASRKAAAEAIL; from the coding sequence ATGAGCACCACCAACCAGCCCGCCGGGCACAAGCCGGCAACCTCGTCCTGGCGTGTCGTTGACATCGTCATCGCGGCCGTCATCGCCGTGTCCTCGGGCGTCATCTTCTGGGCCTGGAACAGCACCCACCACCTGCTTGACTTCCTGTTCCTGGCCTTCCCGCCCTCCGCCTCCCTGGTCTCGGGCATGTGGCTCTTCCCTGCGGTGCTCGGCGCGCTGATCATCCGCAAGCCCGGTGCCGCACTCTTCTGCGAAATCGTCGCCGCCATGGTCTCGGCACTCATGGGCTCCGAATTCGGGCTGACCGTCCTGGCCTCCGGCCTGATCCAGGGCCTTGGCGCTGAACTGGTGTTCGCCGCGTTCCGCTACCGCAAGTTCAACCTTCCCGTGGCACTGCTGGCCGGAGGCGCGGCAGGGCTCTTCGGCAGCGTCAACGACACCTTTATCTTCCGCTGGTTCCCTGAATACACCACCGGCATGCTCTTCTCCTACATCGCGTTCATGACCATCTCGGGCATCGTCATTGCCGGGCTGCTGTCCTTCCTGGCCACCCGCGCCCTGGCCAAGACCGGTGCCCTGGGCGCCCTGGCCAGCCGCAAGGCGGCCGCCGAAGCCATCCTCTAG
- a CDS encoding DUF4235 domain-containing protein, with the protein MNSLMKLIGPAISIAAGFLGGKIVDKAWTGFTGRKPPKHGNAEAQAEASLRQIIGFAVLSATTAALIQVFTDRGTQRALARFAKKA; encoded by the coding sequence TTGAACAGCTTGATGAAACTCATCGGCCCAGCTATCTCGATCGCCGCCGGTTTCCTGGGTGGAAAAATCGTCGACAAGGCCTGGACCGGTTTCACCGGCCGGAAGCCGCCGAAGCATGGCAACGCGGAAGCGCAGGCCGAGGCCAGCCTGCGCCAGATCATTGGCTTCGCCGTCCTGTCGGCCACGACTGCGGCCCTGATCCAGGTGTTCACCGACCGCGGCACCCAACGGGCCCTTGCCCGGTTCGCCAAGAAGGCCTGA
- the mnhG gene encoding monovalent cation/H(+) antiporter subunit G — MLDTIIDIIAGTFMIVGCLMSLAAGIGMLRFPDLLSRLHAATKPQVLGLFLLLAALGLELRSWAVLPVLVLAWLLQLLTAPVSAHMVGRAGYRTRHLKRETLVADELAAVVEAAAQREEQEHGKGQPRDRTDFID; from the coding sequence ATGCTTGACACCATCATCGACATCATTGCCGGGACGTTCATGATCGTCGGCTGCCTGATGTCCCTGGCCGCCGGAATCGGCATGCTGCGCTTCCCGGACCTGCTTTCGCGCCTGCACGCGGCAACCAAGCCGCAGGTGCTGGGTTTGTTCCTGCTGCTGGCTGCGCTCGGGCTGGAATTGCGTTCCTGGGCGGTGCTGCCGGTGCTGGTCCTGGCCTGGTTGCTGCAGTTGCTCACCGCGCCGGTCTCCGCGCACATGGTGGGACGCGCCGGATACCGGACGCGGCACCTCAAGCGCGAGACACTCGTGGCCGACGAACTGGCCGCCGTCGTCGAAGCCGCGGCCCAGCGCGAGGAACAAGAACACGGCAAGGGCCAGCCCCGGGACCGCACCGACTTCATCGACTAA
- a CDS encoding monovalent cation/H+ antiporter complex subunit F yields the protein MIIVLWICGITLSIAACLAIVRLAMGPSILERVIATDVLLLIISAALCVEMTVNRHTNNLVFVLLACLVGFVGSVTVSRFVTDRRNA from the coding sequence ATGATCATCGTCCTGTGGATCTGCGGCATCACGCTCTCGATTGCCGCCTGCCTGGCCATCGTCAGGCTGGCAATGGGCCCGTCCATCCTGGAACGCGTCATTGCCACCGATGTCCTGTTGCTGATCATCTCCGCGGCACTCTGCGTGGAAATGACAGTCAACCGGCACACCAACAACCTGGTCTTCGTGCTGCTGGCGTGCCTGGTCGGATTCGTGGGTTCGGTCACCGTTTCCCGCTTCGTCACGGATCGGAGAAACGCCTGA
- a CDS encoding Na+/H+ antiporter subunit E produces the protein MSPEQRLVDAKDESGHRQRSTLRQEIPLLIGMTLVWGALWQDFAVGNLVFGLLISLLLVRVFRLPPIILSGRFNIWRAVVFILAFLRDITRASFEVMFLAIFRGPRTTSAVITVTLRTESDLLATFVGHVLTLVPGSYVVEVDRRSSTLYLHVLNVNDQAGVEKARAAVLLIEERLIRMMGTKEELAALNAEPKATNNQDGATS, from the coding sequence ATGAGTCCGGAACAACGACTGGTCGACGCCAAGGACGAGAGCGGCCATCGCCAACGCTCCACGCTGCGCCAGGAAATCCCGCTGCTGATCGGCATGACCCTGGTGTGGGGCGCGCTTTGGCAGGACTTCGCCGTCGGCAACCTGGTCTTCGGGCTGCTGATCTCGCTGCTGCTGGTGCGGGTCTTCCGCCTGCCGCCGATCATCCTCTCGGGACGCTTCAACATCTGGCGTGCAGTCGTCTTCATCCTCGCCTTCCTGCGCGACATCACCCGGGCCAGCTTCGAGGTCATGTTCCTGGCGATATTCCGCGGGCCGCGGACCACCAGCGCCGTCATCACCGTCACGCTGCGCACCGAGTCCGATCTGCTGGCCACCTTCGTGGGCCACGTGCTGACGCTGGTGCCCGGCTCCTATGTCGTCGAGGTGGACCGAAGGTCCTCCACGCTGTACCTGCACGTGCTCAACGTCAACGACCAGGCCGGCGTGGAGAAGGCCAGGGCGGCCGTCTTGCTGATCGAGGAACGGCTGATCCGCATGATGGGCACCAAGGAAGAACTGGCCGCGCTGAACGCCGAACCAAAGGCAACGAACAACCAAGACGGAGCAACCTCATGA
- a CDS encoding Na+/H+ antiporter subunit D yields MIDAPLSAVSFAPLAVALPIFGAALAFILRRKRRTQRAVTIGVLVFTLILETWMLATVWNGGTYSVTLGGWAPPFGISMVVDGFSAFMLVVSTIVSLAVLLYATSQGMADGDEDGPVSIFHPAYLILVAGVSNAFLAGDLFNLYVGFEILLTASYVLLTLGGTTARIRAGTTYVVVSVTSSVLFLITIGMIYAAVGTVNMADLAQKLPEISPGTQTVLHVMLLVAFGIKAAVFPLSFWLPDSYPTAPAPVTAVFAGLLTKVGVYAIIRTETLLFPGDRLSDALMVVAGLTMLVGILGAVAQTDIKRMLSFTLTSHIGFLIFGVAVGNQLGLGATVYYVAHHIVVQTSLFLVAGLIERRAGTSNIDRLGSLAKLSPLLALLFFVPAMNLGGIPPFSGFLGKLGLVQGGAELGTPMAWALVGVSLLTSLLTLLAVARIWNRAFWRNAEDATDPDPLLLVGVSAARGATYDIVADEPASRYSDRGNAALLPNGMVAMTAALVLVGVALTVFAGPLFDFTDRVAMEMLDKGNYIEAVLGTGEGQAR; encoded by the coding sequence ATGATCGACGCACCACTGAGCGCCGTTTCCTTTGCCCCGCTTGCCGTGGCCCTGCCGATCTTCGGCGCGGCCCTGGCCTTCATCCTGCGCCGCAAGCGCCGCACCCAGCGCGCGGTGACCATTGGCGTCCTGGTGTTCACCCTCATCCTTGAGACCTGGATGCTGGCCACGGTCTGGAACGGCGGGACCTACTCGGTCACCCTGGGCGGCTGGGCGCCGCCCTTCGGAATCTCCATGGTCGTCGACGGGTTCTCCGCCTTCATGCTGGTGGTCTCAACCATCGTCTCCCTCGCGGTGCTGCTCTACGCCACCAGCCAGGGCATGGCCGACGGGGACGAGGACGGGCCGGTGTCGATCTTCCACCCTGCCTACCTGATCCTGGTGGCCGGCGTGTCCAACGCCTTCCTCGCAGGGGACCTGTTCAACCTTTATGTGGGCTTCGAGATCCTGCTGACCGCCTCCTACGTGTTGCTGACCCTGGGCGGCACCACTGCGCGCATCCGCGCGGGAACCACCTACGTGGTGGTGTCGGTGACCTCCTCGGTGCTGTTCCTGATCACCATCGGCATGATCTACGCGGCCGTCGGCACCGTGAACATGGCCGATTTGGCACAAAAGCTGCCGGAGATTTCCCCTGGCACCCAGACGGTGCTGCATGTGATGCTGTTGGTGGCCTTCGGGATCAAGGCAGCGGTCTTCCCGCTGTCTTTCTGGCTCCCTGACTCCTACCCCACCGCGCCCGCGCCCGTCACCGCCGTGTTTGCCGGGTTGCTGACCAAGGTGGGCGTCTACGCCATCATCCGCACCGAGACCCTGCTCTTCCCCGGGGACCGGCTCTCCGACGCGCTGATGGTCGTCGCCGGCCTGACCATGCTGGTGGGAATCCTCGGTGCCGTGGCGCAGACCGACATCAAGCGAATGCTTTCCTTCACGCTGACCAGCCACATCGGCTTCCTGATCTTCGGCGTGGCCGTGGGCAACCAGCTGGGACTCGGCGCCACCGTGTACTACGTGGCCCACCACATCGTGGTGCAGACCTCGCTGTTCCTGGTGGCGGGGCTCATTGAGCGCCGCGCCGGAACCTCGAACATCGACCGGCTCGGTTCCCTCGCGAAACTCTCCCCGCTGCTGGCCCTGCTCTTCTTTGTCCCCGCCATGAACCTCGGCGGCATCCCGCCGTTCTCCGGCTTCCTGGGCAAGCTGGGGCTGGTCCAGGGAGGTGCCGAGCTGGGCACCCCGATGGCCTGGGCGCTGGTGGGAGTCTCCCTGCTGACCTCGCTGCTGACCCTGCTGGCCGTCGCCCGCATCTGGAACAGGGCCTTCTGGCGCAATGCCGAGGACGCCACGGACCCTGACCCGCTGCTGCTGGTGGGCGTCTCCGCGGCGCGCGGCGCCACCTACGACATCGTCGCGGACGAGCCGGCAAGCCGCTATTCCGACCGCGGCAACGCAGCCCTGCTGCCCAACGGCATGGTCGCCATGACCGCCGCCCTGGTGCTGGTGGGCGTGGCCTTGACGGTGTTTGCCGGACCGCTCTTCGACTTCACCGACAGGGTGGCCATGGAAATGCTGGACAAGGGCAACTACATCGAGGCCGTCCTCGGCACCGGAGAAGGGCAGGCACGATGA
- a CDS encoding Na(+)/H(+) antiporter subunit C, which translates to MSTNITLLIVMGVLFAVGIYLLLERSLTRVLLGIVVLGNGVNLLILSAGGRRGEAPLYQSALGPEQYSDPLPQALILTAIVITFAVTAFMLGIIYRSWVISRADVVADDVEDLRVSQQSTFDFEEDSPVPEDTTEFEGDDFVPTDTTTDKGPGA; encoded by the coding sequence TTGAGCACCAATATCACCTTGCTCATAGTGATGGGCGTACTTTTTGCCGTCGGGATCTACCTCCTGCTCGAACGCTCGCTGACCCGGGTGCTGCTGGGCATCGTGGTGCTGGGCAACGGGGTGAACCTGTTGATCCTCTCCGCCGGCGGACGCCGCGGCGAGGCCCCGCTGTACCAGTCGGCGCTGGGCCCGGAACAATACAGCGACCCGCTGCCGCAGGCGCTGATCCTCACGGCCATCGTGATCACCTTTGCGGTGACCGCGTTCATGTTGGGCATCATCTACCGCTCCTGGGTGATTTCCCGGGCCGACGTGGTTGCCGACGACGTCGAGGACCTTCGCGTCTCCCAGCAGTCGACCTTCGACTTCGAGGAAGACTCGCCGGTGCCGGAAGACACCACCGAATTCGAGGGGGACGACTTCGTGCCAACTGACACCACCACCGACAAGGGGCCCGGCGCATGA